The proteins below come from a single Chitinophaga pinensis DSM 2588 genomic window:
- a CDS encoding ADP-ribosylglycohydrolase family protein, giving the protein MSYKDYIKDALLGVATGDALGVPVEFRSRRSLLENPVTNMRSYGTHGQPAGTWSDDSSLTFCLAEMLCGDYDLQNLANRFVNWMQHGYWTPHGEVFDIGFATRDAILNLGRGVSPVMAGGIHEQSNGNGSLMRILPLVFYIKDMSIEERYRHTQEVSSLTHRHQRSINGCFIYLEMARAILQGQTPEQAYQTICDTIPPFLKNDEIYYYDRVLFGHLRDCADTDIRGGGYVVHSLEAAVWCLLHTSSYADAVLTAVNLGEDTDTTGAVTGGLAGLTYGWATIPADWLNVLAKRDAIDVLITNLQAKIYR; this is encoded by the coding sequence ATGAGTTACAAAGATTATATCAAAGACGCCCTCCTAGGTGTCGCTACCGGTGATGCCTTAGGTGTACCGGTAGAATTCCGGTCACGGCGCTCCCTATTAGAAAACCCGGTCACCAATATGCGGAGCTATGGTACGCACGGTCAACCGGCAGGTACCTGGTCAGATGATAGCTCGCTGACCTTCTGTCTCGCAGAAATGCTCTGCGGCGATTACGACCTGCAAAACCTGGCCAACCGTTTCGTGAATTGGATGCAGCATGGCTATTGGACACCACATGGCGAAGTATTTGACATTGGTTTTGCTACCCGCGACGCCATCCTTAACCTGGGCCGGGGTGTCTCTCCTGTAATGGCAGGTGGTATCCACGAACAAAGTAACGGTAACGGATCTCTCATGCGTATTCTTCCTTTGGTATTTTATATCAAAGACATGTCGATAGAAGAGCGGTACCGACACACACAGGAAGTATCCTCACTGACACACAGGCATCAACGCTCCATTAACGGGTGTTTTATTTACCTTGAAATGGCACGGGCCATCTTACAGGGACAAACACCTGAACAGGCATATCAGACGATCTGTGACACCATTCCGCCGTTCCTCAAAAACGACGAGATATATTACTATGACCGCGTACTGTTCGGCCATCTACGGGATTGTGCCGACACTGATATCCGGGGTGGCGGCTATGTCGTACACTCGCTGGAAGCAGCTGTCTGGTGTCTTTTACATACCAGCTCTTATGCGGACGCCGTCCTGACTGCTGTCAACCTGGGAGAAGATACAGACACAACAGGTGCTGTTACCGGCGGACTGGCAGGATTGACCTACGGATGGGCCACAATTCCGGCGGACTGGCTAAATGTTTTGGCAAAAAGGGATGCAATTGACGTACTGATTACTAACTTGCAGGCCAAAATTTACAGGTAA
- a CDS encoding metallophosphoesterase, with translation MARTFVIGDIHGALKALEQVIGKIKPKAADTLIFLGDYVDGWSQSAQVIDYLMQLEKRYKCIFIKGNHDAWCESWLMGSLPDPTWIFNGGQATVESYAGLSPEQKDVHIAFYNRMKDYVIDTENRLFIHAGFTSMHGPAMERYEASTRWDRTLWEMACTMDKRIKKDSKLFPKRLLLYHEIYIGHTPTINYDVDVPMQGCNVWNVDTGAAFYGKLTAMDIATKKFWQSDPVRELYPNEKGRNR, from the coding sequence ATGGCCCGGACGTTTGTAATTGGGGATATTCATGGCGCACTGAAAGCACTGGAACAGGTGATCGGCAAAATCAAGCCGAAAGCTGCTGATACGCTTATTTTTCTGGGCGATTATGTAGATGGCTGGTCACAATCCGCGCAGGTGATCGACTACCTCATGCAACTCGAAAAACGATATAAATGCATTTTCATCAAAGGGAACCATGACGCCTGGTGTGAATCCTGGTTAATGGGTTCCCTTCCTGATCCAACCTGGATCTTCAATGGTGGTCAGGCTACTGTTGAAAGCTATGCAGGCCTTTCTCCCGAGCAAAAAGATGTACACATCGCTTTCTACAACAGGATGAAGGACTACGTCATTGACACGGAAAACAGGCTGTTTATACATGCAGGTTTCACCTCTATGCACGGTCCGGCAATGGAACGTTACGAAGCAAGTACCAGGTGGGACAGAACCTTGTGGGAAATGGCTTGTACCATGGACAAGCGGATCAAAAAAGATTCAAAACTCTTTCCAAAACGCCTGCTGTTGTATCATGAAATCTATATTGGCCATACACCTACTATCAACTATGATGTAGATGTGCCAATGCAGGGATGTAACGTATGGAATGTGGATACCGGTGCAGCATTCTACGGTAAACTGACAGCGATGGATATCGCAACAAAAAAGTTCTGGCAAAGCGATCCGGTAAGGGAATTATATCCAAATGAAAAAGGCAGGAACCGTTAG
- a CDS encoding InlB B-repeat-containing protein, protein MRTQLLLALACLLGEGMTYAQTPLYVAPGGSASNPGTSINAPTTLANALATIPAGGTIYLRGGTYSLSASVIIPATNNGTASANKNVVAYSTEVPVLNFSAQAIADANRGLVLDGDYWHFTGITITGAGDNGMLLAGNNNIIEKCIFSKNHDSGLQLSRYVTSNTTIGSWPSNNLILNCEAFDNQDPDNEDADGFAAKLTCGTGNVFRGCISHHNIDDGWDLYAKDDTGPIGPVTIDNCVAYSNGTLSTGSTSGNGDKNGFKLGGSGIAVNHIIRRSVAFNNGHHGFTDNNNPGNIEVTNNTSYNNAESNFNFREGSTATFRNNLSFNAGSSDKSNGTEVGSSNVWWKNNVSTNSGGLVVSSADFIATSPSVGKNTDGSPNLGNFLALASGSDMINAGVITSGITYSGSAPDIGARESGSTTNPGTYSLSITASPSAGGTVTASPNASSYTAGTVVTLTAAAASGYTFSGWSGAASGTSATTTVTMNSNQVVTANFTANNGGGNTLRIDDAATTTSGYCGADGSRQNSYSGADGGYYINLSNSAAKGVNYTITVPAAGTYSFVWRYANGGANVSTTARLLVNGNTAVSNVSFPKTSAWTSWTTTAAVTATLAAGTNTVRIETTSSTEFANIDWLEVTGNNPAAGTCGSALLNNLSYKYEAAETATISEAAKIYPNPVVNNATISFYNSKETRVAVKIFDANGALINNVSNQRYPAGHNQINVDCSRLVKAVYFIRVERNGNNETLRVVKQ, encoded by the coding sequence ATGAGAACACAACTACTACTGGCACTCGCGTGCCTTCTTGGAGAAGGTATGACCTATGCACAAACCCCTTTGTATGTTGCTCCCGGCGGCTCCGCCTCCAACCCCGGTACCAGCATCAATGCACCGACTACACTCGCCAATGCACTGGCGACTATTCCCGCTGGCGGTACCATTTATCTGAGAGGAGGCACTTATAGTTTATCCGCATCTGTCATTATTCCTGCCACCAACAACGGTACCGCTTCGGCCAACAAAAATGTTGTTGCCTATAGCACAGAAGTCCCCGTATTGAACTTCTCCGCACAGGCAATCGCTGATGCCAACCGTGGATTAGTACTGGATGGTGATTACTGGCATTTCACCGGTATAACCATCACGGGCGCAGGTGACAACGGTATGTTACTCGCAGGCAATAACAACATCATTGAGAAATGTATCTTCAGTAAAAACCATGACAGCGGATTACAACTCAGCCGCTATGTAACGAGTAACACAACGATTGGTTCATGGCCATCCAACAACCTCATTTTAAACTGTGAAGCATTTGACAACCAGGATCCTGATAATGAAGATGCGGATGGTTTCGCCGCTAAATTAACATGCGGTACCGGTAATGTTTTCAGAGGCTGTATCTCCCATCATAACATTGATGACGGATGGGATCTCTATGCAAAAGATGATACAGGTCCTATCGGTCCGGTGACCATTGACAACTGCGTAGCCTATAGCAATGGTACGCTCAGCACAGGCAGCACTTCCGGTAATGGTGATAAAAACGGCTTTAAACTCGGTGGATCCGGTATTGCCGTGAATCATATCATACGCCGTAGCGTAGCATTTAACAATGGCCACCACGGATTTACCGATAACAATAACCCCGGTAATATCGAAGTGACTAATAATACCAGCTACAATAATGCGGAATCTAATTTCAACTTCAGAGAAGGCAGTACGGCCACTTTCCGTAATAACCTGTCTTTCAATGCAGGCTCCAGTGACAAGAGTAATGGTACGGAAGTAGGGAGCAGTAATGTATGGTGGAAAAACAATGTCAGCACTAACAGTGGTGGTCTTGTAGTGAGCAGCGCCGACTTTATTGCTACCTCTCCATCCGTAGGCAAAAACACGGATGGTAGTCCGAATCTGGGCAACTTCCTGGCCCTGGCTTCCGGCAGCGATATGATCAATGCCGGTGTTATTACCAGCGGCATTACTTACAGCGGTTCTGCACCGGATATAGGCGCCCGTGAATCAGGTAGCACTACCAATCCAGGTACCTATTCGCTGAGCATCACGGCGTCTCCGTCTGCCGGCGGTACTGTTACAGCCAGTCCGAATGCCTCCTCCTACACAGCAGGTACGGTAGTGACGCTTACAGCTGCTGCTGCCAGTGGTTATACCTTCTCCGGATGGAGTGGTGCTGCCAGTGGTACCTCCGCCACCACCACAGTGACCATGAACAGTAACCAGGTTGTTACAGCGAACTTTACTGCCAATAACGGCGGTGGTAACACCTTGCGCATCGATGACGCAGCTACCACTACCAGCGGCTATTGTGGCGCTGATGGTAGTCGCCAGAACAGTTATAGCGGCGCTGATGGCGGTTACTATATCAACCTGTCTAACTCCGCAGCCAAAGGTGTGAATTACACTATTACAGTGCCAGCTGCCGGTACTTATTCCTTTGTATGGAGATATGCCAATGGTGGTGCAAACGTCTCTACAACTGCAAGACTATTGGTAAATGGCAACACCGCTGTATCCAATGTATCATTCCCCAAAACAAGCGCATGGACATCCTGGACAACGACAGCCGCAGTTACAGCAACGCTGGCTGCCGGTACAAATACGGTACGTATAGAGACTACTTCTTCAACAGAATTTGCCAATATCGACTGGCTGGAAGTAACAGGGAATAATCCGGCTGCAGGCACCTGTGGCAGCGCACTGCTGAACAATTTATCTTATAAATACGAAGCAGCAGAAACAGCTACTATCAGCGAAGCAGCAAAGATTTATCCGAATCCTGTAGTGAATAACGCTACGATCAGCTTCTATAACAGTAAAGAAACAAGAGTAGCAGTGAAGATATTTGATGCAAACGGCGCATTAATCAACAATGTGAGCAACCAGCGCTATCCTGCTGGCCACAACCAGATCAATGTTGACTGTAGCAGATTAGTCAAAGCGGTCTACTTCATCAGGGTAGAGCGGAATGGGAACAATGAAACATTAAGAGTGGTGAAGCAGTAA
- a CDS encoding tetratricopeptide repeat protein, with protein sequence MRNNTAISTMGFFANLFGLRNNKKRRAVPASALTDIDIFDKEFLAAASRYTSRPKGEMNMRVRSEETNEVIPFALAFPEAFEEWKQVKSVWDKRGIIYKVLDNSIGESLKLWQVIERYNIDRYPEHALKIAAEHATGPDLTDANFHMAVARAYFILTRYKEAQERAEKALSLVPNHMKAKILLGDIWHHTHQQERADDMYSEVLKIKMTSDTRKSLTIHELVGFDNDLVHSPVYAVAMLRRDAAVTESLWDSLACEFYHYPHFRSAHATYLVQQGDYMKAFSKFMTLSREMPWFKEGVINTYSLMQQLGLEPQMIEDKVRLEEIIRKEHWTV encoded by the coding sequence TTGCGGAACAATACAGCTATATCGACTATGGGCTTTTTCGCTAATCTATTTGGCCTTCGAAACAACAAGAAAAGGCGGGCCGTTCCCGCGTCAGCATTGACAGACATTGATATTTTTGACAAAGAATTCCTGGCCGCAGCTTCCCGTTATACCAGCCGGCCAAAGGGGGAAATGAATATGCGGGTACGTTCGGAAGAGACAAACGAGGTGATTCCATTCGCTTTGGCCTTTCCGGAAGCATTTGAAGAATGGAAACAGGTAAAATCAGTTTGGGACAAAAGGGGGATCATTTACAAGGTATTAGACAACTCCATCGGAGAGTCACTGAAGCTCTGGCAGGTAATTGAGCGTTATAATATTGATCGCTATCCGGAGCACGCATTAAAGATCGCGGCAGAACATGCCACGGGACCAGATCTGACTGACGCCAATTTCCATATGGCGGTAGCCAGGGCGTATTTTATCCTGACCCGGTACAAAGAGGCCCAGGAAAGGGCTGAAAAGGCACTTAGTCTGGTACCTAATCATATGAAGGCGAAGATCCTGCTGGGAGATATCTGGCACCATACCCACCAACAGGAACGGGCCGACGATATGTATAGTGAGGTATTAAAGATTAAAATGACAAGTGATACCAGAAAGTCGCTAACTATTCACGAACTGGTAGGGTTTGATAACGATCTTGTACATTCTCCCGTATATGCGGTGGCCATGCTGAGAAGAGATGCTGCTGTTACGGAATCCCTCTGGGATAGTCTTGCCTGTGAATTCTATCATTATCCACATTTCCGTTCTGCACACGCCACTTATCTTGTGCAGCAAGGTGATTATATGAAAGCCTTTTCGAAATTCATGACCCTTAGCCGGGAAATGCCCTGGTTCAAAGAGGGAGTTATTAATACTTATAGTCTGATGCAGCAGCTGGGACTTGAGCCACAGATGATAGAAGATAAAGTGCGGTTGGAGGAAATCATCCGTAAAGAACACTGGACGGTGTGA
- a CDS encoding flavin monoamine oxidase family protein yields MSISRRAFLSQTGKVAAAYPAMLALGMLPPAPAHAFALQGTGNGKRIVILGAGLAGLTAAYELTKLGYQCTLLEARNRAGGRCWSIRKGTVHQETDIPPQTARFDEGMYFNAGPSRIPHHHELTMHYCRELQVPIQVYNNVNEATYLFAEGKGPLSNKKIRAREIHNDLRGYTMELLAKAVDQQKIDTALSKEDTRKILEYLRAEGGLDIDKLYKASDRRGFAEQPGAGDKPGKIGDPHKLADIISSGLADPDFYNVAEYTYELQMTMFQAVGGMDNIAKAFEQRLGKMIRYGCEVTDILNQPEGVKVLYKDKKGEGAIQADLCICTLPLPVLSNIRHNFSSDVSRAIDYVPYMITGKIGMQFKRRFWEEDEQIFGGITHTNNELTQIFYPSYDYLSKKGILLGYYNFHDKAKRVGNMTHAEREKLAMEKGSLIHPQYRKEFESSFSVSWHKTPYSMGGWGLYTGATRQTHYKSLLQPDKQVYFAGEHTTYLNAWMAGAFESARRTVADIHARVTDQRISYPTATGS; encoded by the coding sequence ATGTCAATCTCAAGAAGAGCCTTCTTATCCCAAACCGGGAAAGTAGCGGCTGCCTATCCGGCTATGCTGGCATTAGGAATGCTGCCTCCCGCACCTGCCCACGCCTTCGCACTTCAGGGCACGGGGAACGGTAAACGTATTGTTATCCTTGGCGCAGGCCTCGCCGGACTTACAGCCGCTTACGAACTCACAAAACTGGGCTATCAGTGTACCCTGCTGGAAGCAAGGAACAGGGCCGGAGGCAGATGCTGGAGTATCCGGAAAGGAACCGTCCACCAGGAAACAGATATCCCTCCGCAAACCGCCCGGTTTGACGAAGGCATGTACTTTAATGCCGGTCCCTCCCGTATCCCGCATCATCATGAACTGACCATGCACTATTGTCGGGAACTACAGGTACCTATACAGGTGTACAATAACGTGAACGAGGCTACTTACCTCTTCGCCGAAGGCAAAGGCCCCCTTTCCAATAAAAAGATCAGGGCCCGGGAAATCCATAATGACCTCCGTGGTTATACAATGGAGCTCCTGGCTAAAGCGGTTGATCAGCAAAAGATCGATACGGCGCTTTCCAAAGAAGATACCCGGAAAATACTGGAATACCTCCGGGCAGAAGGCGGCCTTGATATAGATAAACTTTACAAGGCTTCCGACAGAAGAGGTTTTGCCGAACAACCGGGCGCCGGAGACAAACCCGGGAAAATAGGAGATCCACATAAACTGGCGGATATCATTTCCTCCGGACTCGCCGATCCCGACTTCTATAACGTGGCTGAGTATACGTATGAACTCCAGATGACCATGTTCCAGGCCGTAGGTGGTATGGATAATATCGCCAAAGCATTTGAGCAACGACTGGGTAAGATGATCCGGTACGGCTGTGAAGTGACGGATATCCTCAATCAGCCGGAAGGAGTAAAGGTTCTTTATAAGGATAAAAAAGGCGAAGGAGCCATACAGGCAGACCTCTGTATCTGTACCCTGCCACTCCCGGTATTAAGTAACATCAGGCATAATTTTTCCTCCGATGTGAGCCGGGCGATTGACTACGTCCCTTACATGATTACCGGAAAGATCGGTATGCAGTTCAAGAGAAGGTTCTGGGAAGAAGATGAACAGATCTTCGGAGGAATCACCCATACAAATAACGAACTCACCCAGATCTTCTATCCGTCTTACGACTACCTCAGTAAAAAAGGCATTCTGCTGGGTTACTACAATTTCCATGATAAAGCAAAACGGGTTGGGAACATGACACACGCCGAAAGAGAAAAACTAGCCATGGAAAAAGGTAGTCTGATACACCCCCAATACCGGAAAGAGTTTGAATCTTCCTTTTCTGTGAGCTGGCATAAGACGCCTTACAGCATGGGCGGATGGGGCTTATATACCGGCGCCACCCGGCAAACGCATTATAAAAGTTTATTACAACCTGACAAACAGGTATACTTCGCAGGTGAACATACCACCTACCTCAATGCCTGGATGGCAGGTGCGTTCGAATCGGCCAGAAGAACGGTAGCTGATATACACGCACGCGTAACAGATCAACGTATTTCCTATCCCACTGCCACCGGCAGCTGA